One segment of Triticum aestivum cultivar Chinese Spring chromosome 2A, IWGSC CS RefSeq v2.1, whole genome shotgun sequence DNA contains the following:
- the LOC123189731 gene encoding GDSL esterase/lipase LTL1, with the protein MDACSPVLVVGALLLVLLGASAPTASAARAFFVFGDSLVDNGNNNYLMTTARADAPPYGIDFPTHMPTGRFSNGLNIPDIISEYLGAEPALPYLSPYMRGENLLVGANFASAGVGILNDTGVQFVNIIRIAQQLQNFQDYQRRLAAYIGEDAARERVSQSLVLITLGGNDFVNNYYLVPFSARSQQFEIHDYVPFIISEYKKVLARLYELGARRVIVTGTGMIGCVPAELALHSLDGSCAPDLTRAADLFNPQLERMLTELNGEVGHDDVFIAANTNRVSFDFMFNPQQYGFATAKIACCGQGPYNGIGLCTPASNVCANRDVYAYWDAFHPTERANRIIVANFMHGTTDHISPMNLSTILAMDNTRN; encoded by the exons ATGGACGCTTGCTCTCCGGTCCTCGTCGTCGGGGCgctgctcctcgtcctcctcggggCCTCGGCGCCGACGGCGTCCGCGGCGCGGGCCTTCTTCGTCTTCGGCGACTCCCTCGTCGACAACGGCAACAACAACTACCTCATGACGACGGCGCGCGCGGACGCGCCGCCCTACGGCATCGACTTCCCCACGCACATGCCCACGGGGAGGTTCTCCAACGGCCTCAACATCCCCGACATCATCA GCGAGTACCTCGGGGCAGAGCCTGCGCTGCCGTACCTGAGCCCCTACATGCGCGGCGAGAACCTGCTCGTCGGCGCCAACTTCGCGTCCGCCGGCGTCGGCATCCTCAACGACACAGGCGTCCAATTC GTGAACATCATCAGGATCGCGCAGCAGCTGCAGAACTTCCAGGACTACCAGCGGAGGCTGGCGGCGTACATCGGCGAGGACGCGGCGAGGGAGCGCGTGAGCCAGTCGCTGGTGCTCATCACCCTCGGCGGCAACGACTTCGTCAACAACTACTACCTGGTGCCCTTCTCCGCCAGGTCCCAGCAGTTCGAGATCCACGACTACGTCCCCTTCATCATCTCCGAGTACAAGAAAGTCCTCGCG CGGCTGTACGAGCTGGGCGCCCGGCGCGTGATCGTGACGGGGACGGGGATGATCGGGTGCGTGCCGGCGGAGCTGGCCCTGCACAGCCTCGACGGGTCCTGCGCGCCGGACCTCACGCGGGCCGCCGACCTCTTCAACCCGCAGCTGGAGCGGATGCTGACGGAGCTCAACGGCGAGGTCGGCCACGACGACGTCTTCATCGCCGCCAACACCAACAGGGTCAGCTTCGACTTCATGTTCAACCCGCAGCAGTACG GGTTCGCGACGGCCAAGATCGCGTGCTGCGGGCAGGGCCCGTACAACGGGATCGGGCTGTGCACGCCGGCGTCCAACGTGTGCGCCAACCGGGACGTGTACGCCTACTGGGACGCCTTCCACCCCACGGAGCGGGCCAACCGGATCATCGTCGCCAACTTCATGCACGGCACCACCGACCACATCAGCCCCATGAACCTCAGCACCATCCTCGCCATGGACAACACCAGGAACTAG
- the LOC123189733 gene encoding 2-phytyl-1,4-beta-naphthoquinone methyltransferase, chloroplastic isoform X1, whose product MSVPPTPLSSFRCIGKYCTDDSAAVPRSLQLNDVLSLGQHRTWKRICVSWSMYIPSASRSSNVNSEDNWLMGIFCFLNIRAKRGDRVLDLCCGSGDLAFLLSQKVGLDGEVMGVDFSGQQLQTAASRQDQRWKACYKNIKWIEGDALDLPFTDRYFDAVTVGYGLRNVVDRPKAMREILRVLKPGSRASVLDFNKSSSFFTASLQSWAIDNVVVPLASSYGLTEEYKYLKSSISQYLTGEELEKLAKEAGFSSAKHYELGGGLMGNLVATR is encoded by the exons ATGTCCGTACCTCCcactcccctctcctccttccGCTGCATTGGCAAATACTGTACTGACGACAGCGCTGCGGTGCCGCGTTCCTTGCAGCTCAACGACGTGCTCAGCCTGGGGCAGCACCGGACGTGGAAGCGCATCTGCGTCTCTTGGTCAATGTACATCCCTAGTGCTAGTCGCAGTAGTAATGTGAATTCAGAAGACAACTGGTTGATGGGAATTTTTTGTTTTCTGAACATCAGGGCGAAGAGAGGGGATCGGGTTCTTGATCTCTGCTGCGGGAGCGGCGATTTGGCGTTCCTTCTGTCTCAGAAGGTCGGCCTAGACGGAGAG GTGATGGGTGTGGATTTCTCAGGGCAGCAGCTGCAAACTGCTGCTAGCCGTCAGGACCAACGCTGGAAGGCTTGCTACAAGAACATCAA ATGGATCGAGGGCGATGCACTTGATTTACCTTTCACGGACCGTTACTTTGATGCTGTTACGGTTGGCTATGGATTGCGCAATGTGGTTGACAGACCCAAAGCAATGCGAGAGATCCTTAGAGTCCTAAAACCAG GATCACGAGCATCTGTTCTGGATTTTAACAAGAGCTCATCATTTTTCACGGCATCCTTACAG AGTTGGGCGATTGATAATGTCGTGGTTCCTCTGGCTAGTAGCTATGGACTTACTGAAGAGTACAAGTACTTGAAAAGTTCGATATCACAGTATCTTACAG GAGAGGAGTTGGAGAAGTTAGCCAAGGAAGCAGGGTTTTCCTCAGCCAAGCACTATGAACTTGGTGGAGGGCTCATGGGAAACCTAGTAGCAACGCGCTGA
- the LOC123189733 gene encoding 2-phytyl-1,4-beta-naphthoquinone methyltransferase, chloroplastic isoform X2: protein MGTLAAAIPATTTASRHAGGRRHRRRGSVAVRCSSAADERQALFSRIAPVYDHLNDVLSLGQHRTWKRICVSWSMAKRGDRVLDLCCGSGDLAFLLSQKVGLDGEVMGVDFSGQQLQTAASRQDQRWKACYKNIKWIEGDALDLPFTDRYFDAVTVGYGLRNVVDRPKAMREILRVLKPGSRASVLDFNKSSSFFTASLQSWAIDNVVVPLASSYGLTEEYKYLKSSISQYLTGEELEKLAKEAGFSSAKHYELGGGLMGNLVATR from the exons AGACGACACCGCCGCCGCGGCTCCGTCGCCGTGCGCTGCTCGTCCGCGGCCGACGAGCGGCAGGCCCTCTTCAGCCGCATCGCCCCCGTCTACGACCAT CTCAACGACGTGCTCAGCCTGGGGCAGCACCGGACGTGGAAGCGCATCTGCGTCTCTTGGTCAAT GGCGAAGAGAGGGGATCGGGTTCTTGATCTCTGCTGCGGGAGCGGCGATTTGGCGTTCCTTCTGTCTCAGAAGGTCGGCCTAGACGGAGAG GTGATGGGTGTGGATTTCTCAGGGCAGCAGCTGCAAACTGCTGCTAGCCGTCAGGACCAACGCTGGAAGGCTTGCTACAAGAACATCAA ATGGATCGAGGGCGATGCACTTGATTTACCTTTCACGGACCGTTACTTTGATGCTGTTACGGTTGGCTATGGATTGCGCAATGTGGTTGACAGACCCAAAGCAATGCGAGAGATCCTTAGAGTCCTAAAACCAG GATCACGAGCATCTGTTCTGGATTTTAACAAGAGCTCATCATTTTTCACGGCATCCTTACAG AGTTGGGCGATTGATAATGTCGTGGTTCCTCTGGCTAGTAGCTATGGACTTACTGAAGAGTACAAGTACTTGAAAAGTTCGATATCACAGTATCTTACAG GAGAGGAGTTGGAGAAGTTAGCCAAGGAAGCAGGGTTTTCCTCAGCCAAGCACTATGAACTTGGTGGAGGGCTCATGGGAAACCTAGTAGCAACGCGCTGA